Sequence from the Deinococcus malanensis genome:
AGTAGCCCAGGTCGCTGGCGGGGTCGTTCTCCTGCGCCTGAACGTTCAGCGTGGCGTAATTATCCGCGAGGGGCAGCCACGGCTCGGTCCCGGGGGCGCTGAAGCCGGCGTTGGCACTGGCATCCCACTGCATGGGCGTGCGTTCCGGGTCGCGGCTGGCGGCGGGACTGTCGGGCTGCTGAAGACCCGCCGGGTCCACCATGCGGTGGGAGGGAATCGGCACGTTGCTCATGCCAATCTCGTCACCGTAGTACACGGTAGGCGTGCCGCGCAGGGTCAGCAGCAGGGTCTGCGCCACACGGTACTGGGCGTCGCCCACGCGTGACCGGAATCGGTGCTGGTCGTGGTTGCCCAGCACCCAGTTGGGCCAGGTCTGGGCCTTGCGGCACTCTGCGTCATAGCTGTCGGTGAAGGTGCGGATCTGCCCGGCGTCCCAGGGCATCAGAATCAGATGGAAATTGAACGGCAGATGCACCATCGGCTCGTCGGGAGTGCCGGCAAAGGGCAGCAGTTTCGCCACCGGCAGGTAGATCTCACCGACCATCATGCGGTCATCGAACTCGTCGAGCACGGCGCGCATCTCGCGGATGTACTCATGCGTCTCGGGCTGGTCCTGGGTGTAGATGTGCTCCAGGCTGGCATGCTCGATATCGCCCGGTCGCCACTCGGGATTGGCGGGCTCGTCCAGAAAGCGCTCATCTTCGGCCAGCAGCCAGATCACATCGACCCGGAAGCCGTCGACGCCGCGCCGCATCCAGAAACGCAGCACGTCGAACATGGCTTCCCGTACATCCGGGTTGCGCCAGTTCAGGTCCGGCTGTGACGGCAGGAACTGATGAAGGTAGTACTGCCCGCTCTTCTCGTCCAGGGTCCAGGCCGGCCCGCCAAAGAAGGATTTCCAGTTGTTGGGCAGGCCGCCGTCTGGAGCCGGGTCACGCCAGACATACCAGTCACGCTTCGGGCTGTCTTTCCCTGCACTGGCTTCCTGAAACCATACATGGTCGCTGGAAGTGTGGTTGGGAACGTAGTCCAGCATGACCTTCAGGCACAGGCGGTGGGCCTCGGCGACCAGGGCGTCGAAGTCCTCAAGGGTGCCGAACAGTGGGTCGATGTCGCAGTAATCGGCCACGTCATAACCAAAGTCGCGCATAGGGCTCGTAAAGATAGGGGAGAGCCAGACCGCCTGCACCCCCAGGCTGGCCACGTATGGCAGCCGCGCCGTGATTCCCCGCAGATCTCCGACACCGTCGCCGCTGGCGTCCTGAAAGGACCGGGGATAGATCTGGTAGATGATGCCGCTCTGCCACCACTTCAGTTGCGCTGTCAGGGTCATGCCCCAGCCTAGCAGATGAAGCTGAATCGATTAAGAAGATATAGGTTTTGCTGCATCCCTGCTCCCACAGTGGTTCTGAAAAGTGTCTCTTTTTCTCAGTTGGCCGGTGTGTCGGTGCCGAGGCGTACAGTGACGTCGGCGCCGGAAACTCCTGGAGTCGAGGTCACTGTGCCGTGACCGACATCCTGCAGCAGACGCTCGGCCGCGCTGCCTGTGATGGTGGTCGGGGCTGGGCCACGAGGCTCCGAGGCGATCCACACGTTCCGGTAGCCCAGGCTTTCAAGCTTCGT
This genomic interval carries:
- a CDS encoding alpha-amylase family glycosyl hydrolase, with amino-acid sequence MTLTAQLKWWQSGIIYQIYPRSFQDASGDGVGDLRGITARLPYVASLGVQAVWLSPIFTSPMRDFGYDVADYCDIDPLFGTLEDFDALVAEAHRLCLKVMLDYVPNHTSSDHVWFQEASAGKDSPKRDWYVWRDPAPDGGLPNNWKSFFGGPAWTLDEKSGQYYLHQFLPSQPDLNWRNPDVREAMFDVLRFWMRRGVDGFRVDVIWLLAEDERFLDEPANPEWRPGDIEHASLEHIYTQDQPETHEYIREMRAVLDEFDDRMMVGEIYLPVAKLLPFAGTPDEPMVHLPFNFHLILMPWDAGQIRTFTDSYDAECRKAQTWPNWVLGNHDQHRFRSRVGDAQYRVAQTLLLTLRGTPTVYYGDEIGMSNVPIPSHRMVDPAGLQQPDSPAASRDPERTPMQWDASANAGFSAPGTEPWLPLADNYATLNVQAQENDPASDLGYFRALTRLRQEHPALVAGDYRSLDAGHDHLFAFERTLNGDRLIVLLNFGSQEVGLSRDIHGQTLLSSLGDQPEIGAALRPNEARVLRA